The Hymenobacter swuensis DY53 genome includes the window GGCACTTCCAGCATTACGCGCTCCTGGGCGATAACCGCGAATGAATCGGCGGCACGAGCCAGCCCGATATTCAGGATTTCGCGGATGATATCCCGCTCCAGTTCCGTCATGTGCAAATCCATAGGAATCAGTTGAAAAGGCAAGCGGCCGAAACCGGCTGCCGGGGGTCTGCAATACGAGAGTTATGGTCGTTTGGCTAAAAACAGCCGGGTTAACGCGGGCACATCAAGCACCAGGCACACCTGCCCGCTGCCCAACAGCGTAACGCCGCCAAACAAGTCAATGGTATCCAGCGGTTTACTCATGGGTTTGACCACGATATCCTGCTGGCGTAAAAACCGGTCGACGATGAGGCCAAGCCGGCGGTTGTTGTAGTTGACGATGATGATATCCTGCCGGCCTTCGAGGTCGGTTCTGACAGCGGGCGGCAGTGGCCCGTCGCCATTGTGCAACAGGCGGCGCAGAGACACCACCGGCACATTCTCTTCCTGAATCCGGGTAAGCAGCATGCCGCCCACCACGTTGAAGTTTTCCGGTAGTAAGGACACCACCGAATCGGTGTGCATGAGGGGAATAGCGTAGTTGCGCTGGTCCAGCTGGAACAGCAACGCGCCCTTCACGGCAATGGACGTGGGCAGTACCAGCGTAAACGTAGTTCCCTGCCCCAGGACCGAATCAACGCGCAACTGGCCGCCCAACGAGTCGATGGCCAGCTTTACCACGTCGAGCCCCACACCTCGGCCCGAAATTTCGGTTACTTCCTTGGCCATGGAAAACCCCGGCTCGAACAGGAACCCCCGTACCGCACTATCATCGAGGGTGGCCGCCACGTTAGCGGCCACTAGCCCCCGCTCCACAGCTTTACGTCTTACGCTTTCCACGTCAATACCCCGGCCATCGTCGCGCACCTGCACCAGCACGTCGTCGCGCTCCGTTTGGGCGGAAAGCAGCAGATGTCCCTGAGACGGCTTACCGGCGGCTATCCGCTCAGCGGGCGTCTCAAGGCCGTGGCCAATGGCGTTGCGCACCAGATGCAGCAGGGCATCGGTGATAATCTGCAGGATATTCCTGTCAATCTGGATGTCTTCCCCAGTCATGGTCAGCTCCACATCCTTTTTCTCGGCGGTGGCCACATCGCGCACTACCCGCGGAAATTTGCTAAACAAGGACCCAACGCCTACTAGGCGGGCATCCATCACGCTGTACTGCAGTTCATCGGCAATACGCGAGAGGTGGGCGGCGGCGGCTATCAGGGCCGGATTACCGATTTCCTGGCCCAGCGTGAGTACCCGGTCCCGGTCAATGATCAGTTCCCCCACCAAGTTCATCAGGTGGTCGAGCTTTTTGATCTGGATATACACCAGATCCGACAATTCCAGCTTGCGGGTAGTATCCTCTTCGTCGTCTGTTTCCAGTTCCAGTACGGGTTCTTCGCCCTGCACCAGCCGGTCGAGGTTGGCCATCAGATGCGTTACGTCGGGGAGGTCTTCGTTGGCACCTACCGCCCGGATCATTTCGCCAATGGTATCAATGCCTTTAAAAAGCACGGGTACCACCGAACCGGTAAACGTTTTCTCCTTGTCCCGAATCAGCCCGAAGATGGTTTCCATGTGGTGGGCTACCTCCCCAATGGGGTTGTAGCCCATAGCCCGGGCATTAGACTTGAGGTTGTGCATGAGCCGGAACAGCTCATTGAGGGCTGGCTCATCGGTGGGGCTGCGTTCCAGTTCACTGATATGCCGGCTCATGGCGTCGTAGTATTCCAACGCCTCGGACATGAAAATCTCCCGGTATTCCTGTTCCCGTGACTTCATCGTGCCGGTACAGGTTGAGTACGGGAAGAAAAGCAACCTACTGGCCCGGAAGCCAACGGCTGTACGTGGCGGACCATGAAATCGGTCATACTGCTCAAGGGCAGTACCTCGCTGGCCAGCCCGGCCTGAATAACTGATTTAGGCATGCCAAAAACAGCAGAAGACGCCTCATCCTGCACGATGACGGTTCCGCCGTGCTGTCGGATACTGCGAGCCCCGGCAGTACCATCATGTCCCAGGCCTGTAAGCACCACGCCCAATACATTCCGCCCTACCAGCCGGGCCACTGACTGCATCAGAATATCGACCGACGGAACATCCAAGCTGGCTTCGGTAACAAAATCAGTCTGCCAGCCCAGCCAAGGACTATCGGTAACGGGACGTATTACTAGGTTATGTCCACCAGGAGCCACCAGTATCTGCCCGGCCTCCAGGCGTGAACTGCTACCTGCCGCCGCTAACGGCAGCGGGGTAGCCCGGCGAAGACGATCTACCAGAGAATCAGTGAAGTGCGCAGGCAGATGAACCGCTACCAAAACCGCCCAAGGAAAACCCGAAGGCAGATTGCGTATGACTGCTTCTACAGCCGGGGCGCCCCCCGTAGAGCCGCCAATGACAACAACACCGCGCGGCGGCAATGGTACGGCGCGGGTCCGGATAGGCAGCACGGCAGCGGGCGAAACAATCGATGCAGGCTTAGGTTGCGCGGCCCACAGCTTGCGCTTCAGGAGCCGGTGCCACTCAGCCAGCTCCGACCCAGTTGCCGGAGCGGGCGTAACGTAATCGTACACGCCCAAGCGCGCTGCTTCCCGCAACATGCCGGGCAATGGAGCGTGCGAACTGTATAGCAGCACCGGCACTGGGTACTGCCGCCGCAGTTGCTCCAGGCCCAGCAACTGGTCTTCCGTTACAATCACTGCCGTCGGCCGCAGGCGGCGAGCCAGCGTGGGCAGCTCCGCAGTAGCCGCAGCCGGCCCTACCAGCTCCATATCGGAGCCAGCGGGCAGCAGCCGGACTAGGCCTGACCGCACCGAAGTAGGCAGGTTACCAAGCAGAACAGTAAAAGAAGGTGTGGAAGCAGACACGAGAAAACAGCTACACGAAAGCAGAGGATTCGGCTCAGACCGAGCCTTGGAAAGTCAAGCTAGGCCTGATCGGAAGCAGCTTCCTGCAGGGCACTACCTACAATTTCCAGCACCTTTTCTTCCGAGAAAGGCTTCACGATATAGGCTGTAGCACCGCTTTCTAGGGCCTCGTTTACAATTACTTCCTGGCCCACAGCCGAGCACATCACCACTTTCACCTCGGGCTGATCTTGACGGATGCCTTTCAGTACGTCGAGGCCAGTATTATCGGGCAGAATCACGTCCAGAGTAATCAGGTCAGGGCGGGTGGCAGCGGCCATTTCCAGGGCTTGCTGGCCGTTAGCCGCCTCACCTACCACCTCATAGCCGGCGTCGGTGAGCATATTCTTGAGCATCGTACGCATGTAAAAGGAGTCGTCGACGATGAGGATGCGGTTTTTCATGAGAAGGGTAAAAAGCGGAATGAGGGAAATAAGCTGAACAGTCCAGTAAGGCTATGCTTGTGTACGGCTCCCGGCGGGGGAAGATTCCCCTTTGGGCTGTAACTGCATGATTTCGGACGGGGTGAGCAGCTTAAGCATATCGAGCACCACAATAATGCGGCTGTCGATTTTGGCAATCCCCTCAATGTATTTGTCGTGAATGTTGATGTCCTGGATGAACTCCGGGGCCTTTTCGATGATAGACTGCGCAATGGACAGCGGCTGGGGCACCTCGCGCACCATGATGCCGATGGTGTACTCCTTGGCCTCAATGGCCATGGTGTACGAAACGGCCGGCATTTCCTGCCCGGCGGCCCGCAGTCGGAACCGCTCCTCCAGATCAATCACCGCAATAATGTCACCGCGCAGGTTAGCAATTCCTTTTACGAAGGGCGGCGTTTTGGGCATGCGGGCAATTTCCGGGGTGATGGTCACCTCCTTCACCTGCTCGATGCGGATACCGTACTCCTCCTCGCCCAGCCGAAATACAATCAGCTGAATGATGGGGTCCTGTTTGGCGCTTTTTTCAGATTCAGGCATGCCTGAG containing:
- a CDS encoding chemotaxis protein CheW → MPESEKSAKQDPIIQLIVFRLGEEEYGIRIEQVKEVTITPEIARMPKTPPFVKGIANLRGDIIAVIDLEERFRLRAAGQEMPAVSYTMAIEAKEYTIGIMVREVPQPLSIAQSIIEKAPEFIQDINIHDKYIEGIAKIDSRIIVVLDMLKLLTPSEIMQLQPKGESSPAGSRTQA
- a CDS encoding response regulator, whose translation is MKNRILIVDDSFYMRTMLKNMLTDAGYEVVGEAANGQQALEMAAATRPDLITLDVILPDNTGLDVLKGIRQDQPEVKVVMCSAVGQEVIVNEALESGATAYIVKPFSEEKVLEIVGSALQEAASDQA
- a CDS encoding chemotaxis protein CheB, which translates into the protein MSASTPSFTVLLGNLPTSVRSGLVRLLPAGSDMELVGPAAATAELPTLARRLRPTAVIVTEDQLLGLEQLRRQYPVPVLLYSSHAPLPGMLREAARLGVYDYVTPAPATGSELAEWHRLLKRKLWAAQPKPASIVSPAAVLPIRTRAVPLPPRGVVVIGGSTGGAPAVEAVIRNLPSGFPWAVLVAVHLPAHFTDSLVDRLRRATPLPLAAAGSSSRLEAGQILVAPGGHNLVIRPVTDSPWLGWQTDFVTEASLDVPSVDILMQSVARLVGRNVLGVVLTGLGHDGTAGARSIRQHGGTVIVQDEASSAVFGMPKSVIQAGLASEVLPLSSMTDFMVRHVQPLASGPVGCFSSRTQPVPAR
- a CDS encoding chemotaxis protein CheA gives rise to the protein MKSREQEYREIFMSEALEYYDAMSRHISELERSPTDEPALNELFRLMHNLKSNARAMGYNPIGEVAHHMETIFGLIRDKEKTFTGSVVPVLFKGIDTIGEMIRAVGANEDLPDVTHLMANLDRLVQGEEPVLELETDDEEDTTRKLELSDLVYIQIKKLDHLMNLVGELIIDRDRVLTLGQEIGNPALIAAAAHLSRIADELQYSVMDARLVGVGSLFSKFPRVVRDVATAEKKDVELTMTGEDIQIDRNILQIITDALLHLVRNAIGHGLETPAERIAAGKPSQGHLLLSAQTERDDVLVQVRDDGRGIDVESVRRKAVERGLVAANVAATLDDSAVRGFLFEPGFSMAKEVTEISGRGVGLDVVKLAIDSLGGQLRVDSVLGQGTTFTLVLPTSIAVKGALLFQLDQRNYAIPLMHTDSVVSLLPENFNVVGGMLLTRIQEENVPVVSLRRLLHNGDGPLPPAVRTDLEGRQDIIIVNYNNRRLGLIVDRFLRQQDIVVKPMSKPLDTIDLFGGVTLLGSGQVCLVLDVPALTRLFLAKRP